A genomic stretch from Antarcticibacterium flavum includes:
- a CDS encoding endonuclease/exonuclease/phosphatase family protein, with the protein MLIILHLKRRFITILLMSILFPGTFYAQDDKLFLIRTIAFYNVENLFDTIDDPWIFDEDRTPKGKDIWTVEKYQDKLTKISRVIADIGQATTNTTPAIIGVCEIENLTVLEDLVNRPLLLDSKYGIIHFDSPDSRGIDVGLLYKKDVFIPGSSSSHRLLLYDRDEPAKRVYTRDQLVVSGYLDGEPVHFIVNHWPSRSGGEARSSYKREQAAKLNRRIIDSLSRLEVNPKIIVMGDFNDDPHNKSIKKVLGTTGDKSKATDALLYNPMEQMLKRGQGTLAYRDGWNLFDQIIISRAFLSGDYSSYQFYKAGIFNPDYLITPHGQFKGYPYRSYDYGGYTGGYSDHFPVYLFLIRELP; encoded by the coding sequence ATGTTAATAATTTTACATTTAAAAAGAAGGTTTATTACGATTTTGTTAATGTCAATTTTGTTTCCGGGTACTTTCTATGCACAGGATGACAAATTATTTCTCATAAGAACAATTGCATTTTACAACGTAGAAAATTTATTTGATACAATTGATGATCCATGGATCTTCGATGAGGACAGAACCCCCAAGGGAAAAGACATTTGGACTGTGGAAAAATATCAGGATAAACTCACTAAGATTTCGAGGGTAATAGCAGATATTGGGCAGGCGACTACTAACACTACTCCTGCGATAATTGGTGTTTGTGAGATAGAAAACCTCACGGTGCTTGAGGATCTGGTAAATAGGCCTTTGCTGCTTGATTCGAAATATGGGATCATACATTTTGATTCTCCAGACAGTAGGGGTATAGACGTAGGATTACTTTACAAAAAAGATGTATTCATTCCAGGATCCTCCAGTTCCCACAGGCTTTTGTTGTATGACAGGGATGAGCCTGCTAAACGGGTATATACCCGGGACCAACTGGTGGTAAGTGGTTACCTGGATGGAGAACCTGTACATTTTATAGTTAACCACTGGCCTTCAAGAAGCGGGGGTGAAGCCAGGAGTAGTTATAAACGGGAACAGGCGGCAAAACTCAATCGCAGAATTATCGATTCTCTTTCAAGGCTGGAGGTAAATCCCAAGATCATTGTAATGGGAGATTTTAACGATGATCCCCATAATAAGAGTATTAAGAAGGTACTGGGTACTACAGGAGATAAATCTAAAGCCACTGATGCTCTATTGTATAATCCCATGGAACAAATGCTAAAAAGAGGACAGGGTACACTGGCTTACAGGGATGGGTGGAATTTGTTTGATCAAATTATAATTTCCCGGGCGTTTCTATCCGGAGATTATTCCTCCTACCAGTTCTACAAGGCCGGGATCTTTAATCCTGATTATCTCATCACCCCGCACGGGCAA
- a CDS encoding carboxypeptidase-like regulatory domain-containing protein has protein sequence MKRKGFLLLTWFLGLFHMAAQETIITGKVIDAVTYEPLADVEISILGSTLTITTGESGEFQIAGEDIPVGNQTFIFNKTRYHVLRMPVNIEKDKMKNLDIIALEIDMFRDQMLLGVVSLGESELNDGEGSVDNVAGLLQASRDVFLNAAAFDFSQTFFRPRGLDSEHGKIFINGVEMNKLFNGRPQWSNWGGLNDVQRNQVFSMGLVPAEVGFGGLAGSTNIVMRASKYQGGGRISYAAANRSYTGRLMATYNSGETPAGWSYSFSMSRRFAQEAYVEGTLYDANAFFFAVEKKIGLRHSLNFTTFYTPNIRGRSSANTQEVIDLRGRRYNSFWGYQNGELRNSRVREIKEPVLMLNHYWQISGKTQLNSNLSFQFGKTGNSRIDFGGTRLVVGPEGQESYIGGGRNPDPAYYQKLPSYFFRNINNPNYEAAYRSRQEFTQNGQLDWESLYTANELFLGSGGNAVYVIAEDRTDDQQFTANTILDHKFNSSWSLSSKLRYTRLFSENYAQLKDLLGGTGYLDIDFFAEGDQTSSLGDRAQSDLDNRNRIARQGDRYKYNFELHAEVFEAYSQVQFKHKQADIYLAAEGTQTRYQRNGLYRAGSYPENSLGRSALQVFNNFGIKFGGNYRITGRHLINFNSGYLTRAPTLRNTFSNSRQNNNVVRDIKSKEILSLDLGYIYRSPQFRSRLTGYFTEFKDATEISFFYADGLSGLGRTSTTAFVQEVLQGIGKRHLGVELGLDYQVTSTIKLKAAVAVGQYTYSNNPRLYLTSDSFAETVDYGESMLRNYRIAGGPQRAAQIGFEYRDPGFWWFGSTVNFFSHAFADIAPLTRTSNFLTDADGLPLLNYDSNTARDLLRQEQFDNYILVNAVGGKSWRVKSSYIGFFISLNNIFDVLYKTGGFEQSRNANYRTLKEDREREQPVFGNKYWYGTGASYYANAYIRF, from the coding sequence ATGAAGAGAAAAGGTTTTCTGCTCCTAACCTGGTTTTTGGGGCTGTTCCATATGGCTGCTCAGGAAACAATTATCACAGGGAAAGTTATAGATGCTGTGACTTACGAACCGTTGGCAGATGTAGAAATCAGTATTTTGGGAAGTACCTTGACAATTACCACCGGGGAATCGGGTGAATTTCAAATTGCTGGAGAGGATATCCCTGTAGGAAATCAAACTTTCATTTTCAATAAAACAAGATACCACGTTTTAAGAATGCCTGTGAATATTGAAAAAGATAAAATGAAGAATTTAGATATAATCGCACTTGAGATTGATATGTTCAGAGATCAAATGCTTCTGGGTGTAGTGAGTCTGGGGGAAAGTGAACTTAATGATGGAGAGGGCAGTGTTGATAATGTGGCGGGACTCCTGCAGGCATCACGGGATGTATTCCTTAATGCGGCCGCTTTTGATTTTAGCCAAACCTTTTTCAGGCCAAGAGGACTGGATAGTGAACACGGGAAAATCTTCATTAATGGAGTCGAAATGAACAAACTCTTTAATGGCAGGCCTCAATGGAGTAACTGGGGAGGACTCAATGATGTGCAGCGCAACCAGGTATTCTCTATGGGACTCGTGCCGGCTGAAGTTGGTTTTGGTGGACTCGCAGGGAGTACAAATATTGTGATGAGGGCTTCTAAATATCAGGGTGGTGGCAGGATTTCCTATGCAGCGGCCAACAGAAGCTATACCGGGAGGCTAATGGCTACCTACAACTCCGGTGAAACACCCGCGGGTTGGTCATATTCTTTCTCCATGTCAAGGCGTTTTGCACAGGAAGCATATGTAGAAGGAACATTGTATGATGCCAATGCGTTTTTCTTTGCAGTTGAAAAAAAGATCGGTCTGCGGCACAGTCTTAATTTTACAACGTTTTATACACCCAATATTAGGGGGAGATCTTCAGCAAATACACAGGAGGTAATTGATTTGCGGGGGAGACGATACAACTCCTTCTGGGGATATCAAAATGGAGAATTGCGCAATTCCAGGGTAAGGGAAATAAAAGAGCCTGTATTAATGCTTAATCATTACTGGCAAATTTCCGGCAAGACCCAATTAAATAGCAATCTCTCCTTTCAATTCGGGAAAACTGGAAACAGCCGTATCGATTTTGGAGGAACCCGTCTTGTGGTAGGCCCCGAGGGGCAGGAAAGTTATATTGGCGGAGGACGAAATCCAGATCCTGCCTATTATCAAAAACTTCCAAGCTATTTTTTTAGAAATATAAATAATCCTAATTATGAAGCAGCTTATCGATCCAGGCAGGAGTTCACGCAAAATGGTCAGTTGGACTGGGAGAGCTTATATACTGCCAATGAGCTGTTCCTTGGCTCTGGAGGAAATGCCGTATATGTGATCGCAGAGGACAGGACAGATGATCAACAATTTACTGCAAATACTATTCTTGATCACAAATTTAATTCCTCCTGGAGCTTAAGCTCGAAGCTGAGATATACCCGGCTGTTTAGTGAGAATTATGCACAGTTAAAAGATCTTCTGGGAGGCACCGGCTACCTGGATATTGATTTCTTTGCTGAAGGTGATCAAACCTCGTCCCTGGGTGACCGTGCACAAAGTGATCTTGACAACCGTAACCGCATTGCCCGGCAAGGAGATAGATATAAGTATAATTTTGAACTTCATGCAGAAGTTTTTGAGGCATATTCACAAGTACAGTTTAAACATAAGCAGGCAGACATATACCTCGCGGCAGAGGGTACCCAAACGCGGTATCAAAGAAATGGTTTATACAGGGCCGGCAGCTATCCTGAAAATTCTCTTGGAAGGAGTGCGCTACAGGTCTTTAATAATTTCGGAATTAAATTTGGAGGCAATTACAGGATAACCGGGAGGCATTTGATCAATTTCAATTCAGGATATCTCACCAGGGCACCCACCCTTCGGAATACCTTTTCCAATTCGCGACAAAACAATAATGTTGTTAGGGATATAAAGAGTAAAGAAATTCTATCGTTGGATTTGGGATATATTTACAGGTCTCCACAGTTTCGCTCCCGACTTACCGGTTATTTTACTGAATTCAAAGATGCCACAGAGATCTCATTTTTTTATGCCGATGGACTCAGCGGGCTTGGCAGGACAAGTACTACGGCCTTTGTACAGGAGGTCCTCCAGGGAATAGGGAAAAGGCACCTGGGTGTGGAGCTTGGCCTAGATTATCAAGTTACGTCCACAATAAAACTTAAGGCCGCTGTAGCCGTAGGGCAGTATACTTACAGCAACAACCCGCGCTTATATTTGACTTCAGATAGTTTTGCAGAAACTGTGGATTATGGAGAGTCAATGCTTCGCAATTACAGGATAGCAGGCGGTCCTCAACGCGCTGCACAGATAGGTTTTGAATACCGGGACCCCGGATTCTGGTGGTTTGGCTCCACCGTTAATTTTTTCTCTCACGCCTTTGCAGATATTGCACCCCTTACCCGTACCTCAAATTTTCTTACCGATGCAGATGGCCTTCCCCTTCTTAACTATGACAGTAATACAGCAAGGGATCTTTTAAGACAGGAACAGTTTGATAACTACATCCTGGTCAATGCCGTGGGCGGAAAGTCCTGGCGGGTGAAAAGTTCATATATAGGATTCTTCATAAGTCTCAATAACATATTTGATGTGCTGTATAAAACAGGAGGTTTTGAACAATCAAGAAATGCTAATTACAGGACTCTCAAGGAAGACAGGGAAAGAGAACAGCCCGTTTTTGGTAATAAGTACTGGTACGGGACTGGCGCGAGTTATTATGCTAATGCCTATATAAGATTTTAA
- a CDS encoding DUF3078 domain-containing protein, whose amino-acid sequence MKKALLSGLLSLLITTVFAQENNIPPNGWTNQGNIQLLFNQSAFNKEWTGGGTSSISGNLIMNYEENYRKDNFSWTNRIFANYGLTKVRTDEFMRKTSDRFELNSIAGLQMENSNWYYSYFLNFRTQFDKGYNFGQDAEGRVTRTEYTQFFSPAYLQTGPGFMWKKTEDFVINIAPATARFIFVDKKFTTTPGYVDGRYFGVDEGETSRFEFGASLSGYFKFNILEDVTMENNINLYSNYLDSPGNIDIDYLLNLDMGINKYLSANFLFQAIYDDNAVGAFQIREVFGAGINYNF is encoded by the coding sequence ATGAAAAAAGCATTACTCTCTGGCCTTCTGAGTCTTTTAATTACCACCGTTTTCGCACAGGAAAATAATATCCCACCAAACGGTTGGACAAACCAGGGTAATATTCAATTACTCTTCAACCAATCGGCCTTTAACAAGGAGTGGACAGGAGGTGGGACATCAAGTATCTCTGGAAACCTCATAATGAACTATGAGGAGAACTATCGTAAGGATAATTTCTCCTGGACCAATCGTATTTTTGCAAATTACGGTCTTACTAAAGTGCGAACCGATGAGTTCATGCGAAAGACCAGTGACCGTTTTGAATTAAATTCTATTGCCGGTCTCCAAATGGAAAATTCGAACTGGTATTATTCTTACTTTCTTAATTTCAGGACACAGTTTGATAAAGGCTATAATTTTGGTCAGGATGCTGAAGGAAGGGTTACCAGAACAGAATATACTCAATTCTTTTCTCCTGCATACCTGCAAACAGGGCCCGGATTTATGTGGAAGAAGACCGAAGATTTTGTTATTAACATAGCACCCGCTACCGCAAGATTTATCTTCGTTGATAAAAAGTTCACTACTACCCCGGGATATGTTGACGGTCGGTATTTTGGCGTAGATGAGGGAGAGACCAGCAGGTTTGAATTTGGTGCATCCCTTAGCGGATATTTTAAATTTAATATCCTTGAGGATGTCACTATGGAAAACAATATCAACTTATATTCCAATTACCTGGATTCGCCAGGGAATATAGACATTGATTATCTTCTTAACCTGGATATGGGAATAAACAAATACCTCTCTGCCAACTTCCTTTTCCAGGCTATTTATGATGATAATGCGGTTGGTGCCTTTCAAATTAGAGAGGTTTTTGGAGCAGGCATCAATTACAATTTTTAA
- a CDS encoding SufE family protein, whose protein sequence is MFDDWMQRYEYMIELGKSLPLIDEKYKVDENLIKGCQSKVWVHAELQGDKLVFTADSDAIITKGIVAILIRVFSNQHPADILEADTQFIDEIGLKEHLSPTRANGLVSMIKQLKMYAIAYQTQLD, encoded by the coding sequence ATGTTTGATGACTGGATGCAGCGCTATGAATATATGATAGAGCTGGGAAAATCACTGCCCCTTATTGATGAAAAATATAAAGTTGATGAAAACCTTATTAAGGGCTGTCAAAGCAAGGTTTGGGTTCATGCAGAGCTGCAGGGCGACAAACTCGTTTTCACGGCAGATAGTGATGCCATTATAACCAAGGGTATCGTCGCCATTCTAATACGGGTGTTTTCAAATCAACATCCGGCCGACATACTTGAAGCCGACACACAGTTTATAGATGAAATTGGTCTAAAGGAACATCTCTCACCCACCCGGGCTAATGGCCTGGTGAGTATGATCAAACAATTAAAAATGTATGCCATCGCATACCAAACACAACTTGATTAA
- a CDS encoding aminotransferase class V-fold PLP-dependent enzyme: protein MKAVAGKIPFEIEEIRKDFPILKREVNGHPLVYMDNAATSQTPQQVIDAIVDYYSNYNSNIHRGVHTLSQEATDKYEAARKKVQDHFNAAHSYEIIFTSGTTHGINLVASGFASLLKEGDEILVSALEHHSNIVPWQMLTAKTGSILKVIPMNQDGELVMEDFYRLLSNKTRIVFINHVSNALGTVNPIEEIIKAAHEKGAAVLVDGAQAAPHIKADVQALDVDFYVASAHKMCGPTGVGVLYGKEEWLKKLPPYQGGGEMIATVTFEKTTYADLPHKFEAGTPNICGGIAFGAALDYMNSIGFDNIAAYEKQLLDYGTEKLLEIPGVRIYGISRKKTAVISFNIEGIHPYDIGTIIDKLGIAVRTGHHCAQPIMDYYGIPGTVRASFSFYNTTEEIDKFIEAVKRAKTMLS from the coding sequence ATGAAGGCAGTTGCAGGCAAGATCCCCTTTGAGATAGAAGAAATAAGAAAAGATTTCCCAATCCTTAAGCGAGAGGTAAACGGCCATCCTTTGGTCTATATGGATAATGCTGCAACTTCTCAAACCCCGCAACAGGTAATAGATGCTATAGTCGATTATTATTCCAACTACAATTCCAACATACACAGGGGAGTACATACGCTTTCCCAGGAAGCGACAGATAAGTATGAGGCTGCACGTAAAAAGGTGCAGGATCATTTTAATGCTGCCCATTCCTATGAGATCATTTTCACCTCGGGTACAACCCACGGGATAAATCTTGTTGCCAGTGGCTTTGCCTCTTTGCTCAAAGAGGGGGATGAGATCCTTGTCTCTGCCCTGGAACATCATTCCAACATTGTACCCTGGCAAATGCTCACCGCGAAGACCGGGAGTATTCTAAAGGTTATCCCAATGAACCAGGACGGGGAACTGGTCATGGAAGATTTTTACAGGCTTTTATCCAATAAAACCAGGATCGTCTTCATAAACCACGTGTCCAACGCACTGGGTACGGTGAATCCAATTGAGGAGATCATAAAGGCTGCACATGAAAAAGGTGCCGCGGTATTAGTTGACGGGGCGCAGGCAGCACCTCATATTAAGGCCGATGTACAGGCACTTGACGTGGATTTCTACGTGGCCTCTGCCCACAAAATGTGTGGACCAACAGGCGTGGGTGTTCTTTATGGAAAAGAAGAATGGCTAAAAAAATTACCTCCTTACCAGGGAGGCGGGGAAATGATAGCAACGGTTACCTTTGAAAAAACCACCTATGCTGACCTTCCTCATAAATTTGAAGCAGGAACTCCAAATATATGTGGGGGAATAGCCTTTGGAGCCGCACTGGACTATATGAATTCCATTGGCTTTGACAACATAGCCGCTTATGAGAAGCAGCTCCTGGATTACGGCACAGAGAAGCTTCTGGAGATCCCGGGAGTAAGGATCTATGGAATATCAAGAAAAAAAACAGCAGTGATCTCCTTCAACATTGAAGGCATCCACCCCTATGATATAGGTACGATCATAGACAAGTTAGGAATAGCAGTAAGGACCGGCCATCATTGTGCACAACCAATTATGGATTACTATGGGATCCCGGGAACTGTAAGGGCTTCCTTTTCTTTTTATAATACTACTGAAGAAATTGATAAATTTATAGAAGCAGTAAAAAGAGCGAAAACCATGCTCAGTTAA
- a CDS encoding DUF2480 family protein, with protein sequence MSTEIVNRVANSKLVTFDLEDFYPRGERVLFDIKDWLLEGLVLREGVFREKAAAHDWSRYKDAYVALNCSTDAIIPAWAYMLLSTYLQPYAKKVIVGDLDVLETILYTEIISNLDVEDLQDKPVIIKGCSHKPVPQNAYLLLIAKLQPVAKSLMYGEACSSVPLYKKSKK encoded by the coding sequence ATGTCAACAGAAATAGTAAACAGGGTTGCCAACAGTAAACTGGTCACCTTTGATCTGGAAGATTTTTACCCCCGGGGGGAGCGTGTACTTTTTGATATAAAGGACTGGCTTCTGGAGGGCCTGGTACTGCGTGAAGGTGTCTTTAGAGAGAAAGCTGCAGCCCATGACTGGAGCAGGTATAAAGATGCTTATGTTGCCCTTAACTGTTCTACAGATGCTATTATACCTGCCTGGGCCTATATGCTGCTCTCAACCTATTTACAACCTTATGCAAAAAAAGTGATTGTGGGAGATCTCGATGTTCTTGAAACCATTCTTTATACAGAGATAATAAGCAATCTTGATGTTGAAGACCTGCAGGATAAACCGGTCATCATAAAGGGTTGTTCTCACAAACCGGTACCACAAAACGCCTATCTTCTCTTGATCGCAAAGCTACAACCGGTTGCAAAGAGCCTTATGTATGGGGAGGCCTGTTCCTCTGTTCCACTTTACAAAAAATCCAAGAAATAG
- a CDS encoding META domain-containing protein, translating to MKNMLLIFLVFMVSCGEQKDKKDPMQPQRAVTGEMDLLGSYILSQLRGKDISFEQISLRIDTTRQEIMGNAGCNRFSIRYNATGKEISFQDPVSTKMFCEGKMEREKEIMDLFSTISSVEMDEENVIFLDDNGDPVFRAKKTNERE from the coding sequence ATGAAAAATATGCTATTAATATTTCTGGTCTTTATGGTTTCGTGTGGTGAACAGAAAGATAAGAAAGATCCTATGCAGCCCCAAAGAGCAGTCACAGGTGAAATGGACCTCTTAGGCAGTTATATACTTTCTCAATTACGAGGAAAGGACATCTCTTTTGAGCAAATAAGCCTTCGTATAGATACCACCAGACAGGAAATCATGGGGAATGCAGGCTGCAACAGGTTTAGCATTCGTTATAATGCGACCGGGAAAGAGATAAGCTTTCAGGACCCGGTAAGTACTAAAATGTTTTGTGAAGGAAAAATGGAGCGGGAAAAGGAAATTATGGATTTATTCTCTACAATATCTTCCGTAGAAATGGATGAAGAAAACGTAATTTTCCTTGATGATAATGGAGACCCTGTATTCAGGGCAAAAAAAACAAATGAACGTGAGTAA
- a CDS encoding SUF system Fe-S cluster assembly protein, with product MEQEIDTEALGEKIVRVLKTIYDPEIPVDIYELGLIYDVMVNTDYDVKILMTLTTPNCPVAESLPQEVEERVKSLDEVNGCEVEITFDPPWTQELMSEEAKLELGML from the coding sequence ATGGAACAGGAAATAGACACAGAGGCATTGGGAGAAAAGATCGTTAGGGTCTTAAAAACAATATATGATCCCGAGATACCGGTAGACATTTACGAGCTGGGGCTTATATATGATGTTATGGTGAATACAGATTATGATGTAAAAATACTTATGACCCTTACAACTCCAAACTGTCCTGTAGCCGAAAGTTTACCCCAGGAAGTGGAGGAAAGGGTGAAGTCCCTTGATGAAGTGAACGGTTGTGAAGTGGAGATCACTTTTGATCCTCCCTGGACACAGGAACTTATGAGTGAAGAAGCCAAGTTGGAATTGGGAATGCTATAA
- the hflX gene encoding GTPase HflX encodes MIEKTDLNYEKAVLIGIVTRDQDADKLEEYLDELEFLTYTAGGEVIKRFTQKMERPDPKTFIGSGKINDVKKFIDENEVGTAIFDDELSPAQQKNIERVLQCKVLDRTNLILDIFAQRAQTSYARTQVELAQYQYLLPRLAGMWTHLERQRGGIGMRGPGETEIETDRRIVRDKISLLKKKIETIDKQMEVQRGNRGQLVRVALVGYTNVGKSTLMNVISKSDVFAENKLFATLDTTVRKVVIRNLPFLLTDTVGFIRKLPTQLIESFKSTLDEVREADLLLHVVDISHPNFEEHIESVNQTLADIKSADKPTLMVFNKIDAYKQEKIAEDDLETKRTVAHNSLEDWRQTWMNRMGDNVLFISALNKENMEDFRRKVYEAVREIHITRFPYNNFLYPEYDTYGEEE; translated from the coding sequence ATGATAGAAAAGACCGATTTAAATTATGAAAAGGCAGTCCTTATAGGGATCGTTACCAGGGATCAGGACGCCGATAAGCTTGAAGAGTATCTTGATGAACTTGAATTCCTTACCTATACTGCCGGAGGGGAGGTCATCAAACGTTTCACACAAAAAATGGAACGTCCAGATCCTAAAACCTTTATAGGTTCTGGAAAGATCAATGACGTTAAAAAATTTATAGATGAGAATGAGGTAGGCACGGCGATTTTTGATGATGAACTCTCGCCTGCTCAACAAAAGAACATAGAACGTGTACTCCAGTGTAAAGTACTGGACAGGACCAATCTTATCCTGGATATTTTTGCACAAAGAGCCCAGACAAGCTATGCCCGCACCCAGGTGGAACTGGCACAATACCAGTATCTACTGCCGCGGCTTGCAGGAATGTGGACCCACCTTGAAAGACAACGGGGTGGTATTGGAATGAGAGGTCCCGGGGAAACCGAGATCGAGACAGACAGGCGTATAGTACGGGATAAGATCTCACTACTTAAAAAGAAAATAGAGACCATAGACAAGCAAATGGAGGTGCAAAGGGGCAACCGTGGCCAATTGGTACGGGTAGCTCTTGTAGGGTATACCAATGTTGGTAAATCCACCCTTATGAATGTGATAAGCAAAAGCGACGTATTTGCTGAAAATAAGCTCTTCGCAACCCTTGACACCACTGTGAGAAAAGTGGTAATTCGAAACCTCCCTTTCCTTTTAACCGACACTGTGGGCTTTATAAGGAAGTTGCCAACCCAGTTAATTGAATCTTTTAAATCAACCCTGGATGAAGTTAGGGAGGCCGACCTGCTATTACACGTGGTCGATATTTCACACCCAAATTTTGAAGAGCACATTGAATCTGTAAACCAAACTTTGGCAGATATCAAGAGTGCAGATAAGCCTACCCTTATGGTTTTCAATAAAATCGATGCCTATAAACAGGAAAAAATTGCCGAGGATGATCTCGAGACAAAAAGGACAGTTGCTCATAATTCCCTCGAAGACTGGCGTCAAACCTGGATGAACAGGATGGGAGACAACGTTCTTTTTATTTCTGCTCTTAATAAGGAGAATATGGAAGATTTCAGAAGAAAAGTTTATGAGGCAGTAAGGGAGATACACATCACCCGTTTTCCTTATAATAATTTCCTGTATCCGGAATATGATACATACGGGGAAGAGGAATGA
- a CDS encoding DUF5689 domain-containing protein — protein MKEFNIIPVILFALLLSSCVKSDDFELPEMVTPELPAQGNITTIDAVKGHYNFNTNTIYTFRDTNMYFEGYVVSSDEGGNFYKKLVLQDKPENPTAGIQVLIDDTSLSDSFNFGRKVIVKLDGLSLGYNNGVMQLGRQNRGDVVAISRAILDDHIVRTGITANIVPLPLKIRDFSERYKNLFIRLEGVQFNRNLVRENDRYTFAAENFDRFDGERQLESCSDGTTTTLSTSTFSNFRSLLLPAASGNIEGVLTRNFYDDYYIITMNSPEDLDFNNGPRCDPEFFKCGDQFSPGVETVFQESFETITTQRMLETRGWTNFNSSGGSKRFEPGAQGGNRHVRISAYNTQENPLEAWLVTPPININTIENEILSFDLRASYDNATILRVYITADYTGNPLTTNWYLLDANIPVGPTNQNAVTFTRSHIDISCLEGTVHVAFRYLGAASEKTTTYDIDNVRVTGN, from the coding sequence ATGAAAGAATTCAACATCATCCCGGTAATTCTCTTTGCACTTTTACTTTCCTCCTGCGTAAAATCAGATGATTTTGAACTGCCTGAAATGGTAACACCTGAACTGCCTGCTCAGGGAAATATCACGACTATTGACGCCGTAAAAGGTCATTACAATTTTAATACAAATACTATTTACACGTTCAGGGATACCAATATGTATTTTGAAGGTTATGTGGTCTCCAGCGATGAAGGTGGTAACTTTTATAAAAAGCTGGTCCTGCAGGACAAACCTGAAAATCCTACTGCAGGAATCCAGGTGCTTATTGATGACACCTCACTTTCAGATTCCTTTAATTTTGGCAGAAAAGTAATTGTGAAACTGGATGGACTAAGTTTGGGTTACAACAATGGTGTCATGCAATTGGGTAGGCAAAACCGGGGAGATGTTGTAGCTATTTCCAGGGCGATCCTGGATGACCATATTGTAAGGACCGGCATTACGGCGAACATTGTGCCTTTGCCCTTAAAAATAAGAGATTTTAGTGAAAGATATAAAAATCTGTTTATAAGGCTGGAGGGGGTACAGTTTAACAGGAACCTGGTGCGGGAAAATGATCGTTACACTTTCGCCGCAGAGAATTTCGATAGGTTTGACGGGGAGCGACAACTGGAGAGCTGCAGTGATGGTACCACTACTACCTTAAGCACCAGTACATTTTCAAACTTTAGATCATTGCTACTTCCGGCAGCTTCAGGAAATATTGAAGGGGTATTAACCCGCAACTTTTATGATGATTATTATATCATTACGATGAATTCTCCTGAAGACCTGGATTTTAATAATGGCCCAAGATGTGATCCTGAATTCTTTAAATGCGGGGACCAATTTTCCCCGGGTGTAGAAACCGTTTTCCAGGAAAGTTTTGAGACCATAACTACTCAAAGAATGCTGGAAACAAGAGGCTGGACCAATTTTAATTCCAGCGGGGGGAGCAAAAGGTTTGAGCCGGGAGCGCAGGGAGGAAACCGGCACGTAAGAATATCGGCCTATAACACGCAGGAGAATCCGCTGGAAGCCTGGCTGGTCACTCCCCCAATAAATATTAATACCATTGAGAATGAGATTTTATCATTTGATCTTCGAGCCTCGTATGATAATGCAACGATTTTAAGGGTATATATTACAGCAGATTATACAGGAAATCCTTTGACCACAAACTGGTATTTGCTCGATGCTAATATTCCTGTTGGGCCAACAAATCAAAATGCTGTTACATTCACAAGATCCCATATAGATATTTCCTGTCTTGAGGGAACAGTTCATGTAGCGTTCAGGTATCTGGGTGCAGCTTCAGAAAAAACTACAACTTATGATATCGATAACGTAAGAGTAACAGGAAATTAA